The uncultured Celeribacter sp. genome includes the window TAGCGCCCGAGAAAATCTCGGACACGCCCGCAGCCAAAAGTGCGTTCTGCCCCATGCCGCCGAACCCTTCGGGCGCGGTCAGACCCTGCCACCCGCCTTCGACAAGCTGGTCGAAAGCCGGTTTGAACCCGTCCGGCATGGTCACCCGGCCATCGTTCAACGCACAGCCCTGCGCATCGCCCGGTTCATCCAGTGGCGCGATCACACCTTCGGCAAAAGCGCCGAAATGGTCTAGGATGCCTTCAGCCAGTTCGTCGTCCCAATCCGGCAGGCGCGCAGCCCCGGCGACATGGGTCAGGCAAAACAGAATATCCTCAAGCGGGGCTTTGAACGGCGTCATTCGCTGACCCCCAAAAGCCGCATCGCATTCTCTTTCAGGATCAGCGGACGCACCTCATCGCGGAACTCGGCCTTGTCAAAGGCATCGAGCCATTTTTCAGGCGCAATCATCGGCCAGTCGGAGCCAAAGAGCATCTTCTTCTTCAGCATCGTATTGGCATAGCGCACCAGAATGGACGGGAAATATTTCGGCGACCAGCCGGAAAGATCGATATAGACGTTGGGCTTATGCGTCGCGACCGACAGCGCCTCTTCCTGCCACGGGAACGACGGGTGGGCGAGGATGATCGGCATGTCGGGAAAGTCGACCGCCAGATCGTCCATATACATCGGGTTCGAATACTTCAGGCGCATGCCGTTTCCGCCCTTCATCCCCGACCCGACACCCGTCTGACCGGTGTGAAACAGCGCCGGCTTGCCGCTTTCGGCAATCGCCTCATAGAGCACATAGGCGGAGCGGTCATTCGGGTAAAACCCCTGCATCGTCGGGTGGAATTTGAACCCCTGAATGCCGTGGTTTTCGACCAGATCGCGGGCCTCACGGGCACCCAGTTTGCCTTTGGCCGGATCGATCGAGGCAAAGGGGATCAGGATGTCCGAATGCTTGGCGCAGGCCTCGGCCACCTCATAGTTGTTGTAGCGGCGATAGCCGGTTTCACGTTCGGCATCGACCGGAAAGATCACCGCCGCGATGTTCTTTTCGCGATAATGTGCGGCGGTCTCGTCGATGGTCGGCGGATGCGACCAGGGTGCGCCGAAATATTTGGCCATGGCCGACTGCAGGTCGTCATAGCCATCATCATGGTGACAGCCACATGCCTCCTCGGCATGGGTGTGAAAATCAATCGCTCGGACTTTGGAGAAATCTACCATATTTCAGTTCCTTACACGCGGATCAGGGCCGGATCTTCGTTGTCGTAGAGACGCTCCAGAAGATCGGCACGACGGGTGATAATTTTGCGGGTATTGAGAGAGCCCTTGTCGGTGATCTCGCCATCTTTCACCGAAGGCGGCTCGGCCAGAATGATGGCGCGGGCAATCCGTTTGGCCGACCCCGAGGCCGCGCGTGCCATCTTGCGCAGCACATGGTGAATCTCGGCCTGCAGGTGTTCGTCGATCACGGCACCTTCGGAACAGTTGTCGCCATGAACGTGATCAGGACGCGGAAAGACGAACAATCCGATTTCGCCCCGGTCATGACCACAGACGACAACGTCGAGCACCAGCCCTCGCAGCGCCTCAAGCGCATCGAGGCGCAATTTGCCCGCCTGCACCCAGGTGCCGGTCAAAAGCTTGAAATCCTCCGACACGCGCCCGTCGAACACCAGACCACGGTCGGGATCTTCGGGATCGCGGAATTTCACTGCATCGCCCGTGATAAAGAACCCCTCTTCATCAAACACTTCGGCCGTTTTTTCCGGGTCGTTGAGATAGCCGGGCATGACATTGGGGCCACGCACGCGGATCTCGCAACGCATGTCCTCGTCCGGGATCAGCTTGACCTCTGCCCCGGGCAAAGGCACGCCAATCACGCCAGACCGGCCGATGGGTTCATGCACCATCACATTGGCGGGCGCAGTTTCCGTCAGCCCCCAGCTGGAAATCATCAAGGGCAGCTTGCCGCGCACCTCGATCGCCATTTCCTCGAGCCGGGTCCAGACATCCTGAGGCAACGACGCTCCGGCATAAAACAGCATGTCGAGATCTTTGAAATAGGCTTCGCGCAGCGCAAGATTGTGCTCCATCTCATGCACCAGCATCGAAAACCCAACCGGCACGTTGAAGGCGGCCGTTCCCGCCTTGTCGATCACATTCGCAACGGTTTGCGGGAACAGCGCCTTGGTGGGTTTGCCATGATCGATATAGAAAGACCCGCCATGCATCAGCATCATGTTGACGTTATGCGACCCCCCAAACACATGGTTCCAGGGCAGCCAGTCCACGATCCTCTGCGGGCGTTCCTTCATGAACGGCAACACCGACGCCATCATCGCCTGGTTGGCGCACATCATACGTTGCGTCGTCATCACGCCCTTGGGATCCGAGGAGGACCCGGAGGTGAACAGGATTTTCGCCAGGCTGTCGGGACCGACCGTCGCATGCACCGCCTCAAGATCCGCGCCCGCGTCCCCTTTCAGGAGCTCAGCGAAAGGGGTCACGGGACGCGGCGCGCCCTCCGGGAGCGAGGCCACGATTTCGATACCGTCGAGATCCGAAAGGGCCAGCGCCTTGGCATAGCGCCCCGCATCATCGACAAAGGCCATAGCCGGTTTGGTCTTATTGATCGCATATTGCAGACGGAAATGGGCCTCTTCGATCAGGGAATACTGTTCAGCCAGCGGCACGGTCGGTACCCCGATCCACTGCGCGGCAAAGGACAAAAGCGCATGATCGACGGAATTGCCAGACATGATCAGGATCGGGGTCTGTTCATTGAGGCCACGGCCCGCCAGCGCGGCGGCAATCGCCTTGACCCGCTCCAGCACTTCGCCATAGCCCAGCTCACGCCAGCCCGCGCCTGAGCGCTCTGCCAGATAGACGGTCTCAGGACGTTCCCGCGCCCATTTTTCCAGCCAGACCCCGGTGTGCTCCACAACCGGATCAAGCGGCACATTGGATGTCAGCAACAAGGTCTGCTTATCCTGACGGTGCGACGTCACAGAGTGCGGGACAATCGTCAGCCCCGTTGTTTGATCTTTCATGCGTTCCTCCCAAAATGATCCCTAAACCGAGATCATGGTGTCCTCACCCGTCCGAGCAGAGCCCTAAGCGTCTCCCGCTCTGCCTCGGACAATTTTTCAAACAGGGCCGTTTCATGCCCCTGCACCGCGACCTCTGCAGCGCGCCATTTCGCTGACCCGTCGGGCGTCACCCGCAGGGCATATTGGCGCCGGTCCCCTTCGACCCGACCGCGTTCGATCAGCTCCGCGCTTTCCAGCTCATCCACCAGCACCACCACGCCGGAGCGTTCGATATGCAATGCCTCGGCAAGGCGACTCTGGGAGATGTCAGGGTTCTCCTCGATGATCGCCAAAGCCGAAAACGACGTCATGCGCAGGCCAAGCGGTTCCAGCGTCGCTGACAGATCTTCGCGCACCGCCAGAAACGCCCGCTTCATGTTGTATCCGACGAACTGCCGAAGATTGTTGTCCGTCACCTCGATGGGTTTGCCTGCCTTTTTCATGTCACACCTGTTCTGCTCAATTGGCGACCAGATCGACCAGCCAGAAGCTGAGCGCCGGGAAGCTGACCAAGATGACGATCCTGCAGACCTCTGCGATGATAAAAGGCGTCGTTCCACGGAAAATCTCGCGCGTTGGAATGTCTTTTGCCATCGAAGAAATCACGAAGAGGTTCATCCCCACCGGCGGTGTGATCAGCCCCATTTCCACCACAACGAGGGAAATGATCCCGAACCACATCGCCTGCTGTTCCGGCATCAGGCCGAAATCCAGCGCCATAATCGTCGGAAAGAACACCGGCACCGTCAGAAGGATCATCGACAGGCTGTCCATCAGGCAGCCCATGATCAGGTAAAAGACGATAATCCCCATCAGGACCACCATGGGGGCCACATCGGCGGCCGAGAAATAGGCCGCAACCTCTGCCGGCATCCGGCTCAGCGCCAGGGCAACATTGAAGATATCCGCGCCGAACACGATAGCGAAAATCATCGCCGTCGAAGCCGCCGTATCGATCAGGCAGTCGAGAATGGCCCGAAGATCAAGCCCCCGGGTCAGCACCCCCGCAATCAACATCAGGATCACTCCGACCGAGGCGCCTTCGGCGGGTGTAAAGAACCCACCATAGATCCCGCCCAGAACGATCACGAAGATCACCACGATGTGCCAGATGTCGCG containing:
- a CDS encoding amidohydrolase family protein, producing MVDFSKVRAIDFHTHAEEACGCHHDDGYDDLQSAMAKYFGAPWSHPPTIDETAAHYREKNIAAVIFPVDAERETGYRRYNNYEVAEACAKHSDILIPFASIDPAKGKLGAREARDLVENHGIQGFKFHPTMQGFYPNDRSAYVLYEAIAESGKPALFHTGQTGVGSGMKGGNGMRLKYSNPMYMDDLAVDFPDMPIILAHPSFPWQEEALSVATHKPNVYIDLSGWSPKYFPSILVRYANTMLKKKMLFGSDWPMIAPEKWLDAFDKAEFRDEVRPLILKENAMRLLGVSE
- a CDS encoding feruloyl-CoA synthase, giving the protein MKDQTTGLTIVPHSVTSHRQDKQTLLLTSNVPLDPVVEHTGVWLEKWARERPETVYLAERSGAGWRELGYGEVLERVKAIAAALAGRGLNEQTPILIMSGNSVDHALLSFAAQWIGVPTVPLAEQYSLIEEAHFRLQYAINKTKPAMAFVDDAGRYAKALALSDLDGIEIVASLPEGAPRPVTPFAELLKGDAGADLEAVHATVGPDSLAKILFTSGSSSDPKGVMTTQRMMCANQAMMASVLPFMKERPQRIVDWLPWNHVFGGSHNVNMMLMHGGSFYIDHGKPTKALFPQTVANVIDKAGTAAFNVPVGFSMLVHEMEHNLALREAYFKDLDMLFYAGASLPQDVWTRLEEMAIEVRGKLPLMISSWGLTETAPANVMVHEPIGRSGVIGVPLPGAEVKLIPDEDMRCEIRVRGPNVMPGYLNDPEKTAEVFDEEGFFITGDAVKFRDPEDPDRGLVFDGRVSEDFKLLTGTWVQAGKLRLDALEALRGLVLDVVVCGHDRGEIGLFVFPRPDHVHGDNCSEGAVIDEHLQAEIHHVLRKMARAASGSAKRIARAIILAEPPSVKDGEITDKGSLNTRKIITRRADLLERLYDNEDPALIRV
- a CDS encoding MarR family transcriptional regulator, which translates into the protein MKKAGKPIEVTDNNLRQFVGYNMKRAFLAVREDLSATLEPLGLRMTSFSALAIIEENPDISQSRLAEALHIERSGVVVLVDELESAELIERGRVEGDRRQYALRVTPDGSAKWRAAEVAVQGHETALFEKLSEAERETLRALLGRVRTP
- a CDS encoding TRAP transporter large permease, whose product is MDPLTIAVLMVIGLLLLIFARMPIALGMGLVGAVGYITLASPYALMAYLNTAWVDKFMSYELAIVPLFILMGHLATRSGISAAIFAASNAWIGHLRGGLAMASVAGCAMFGSISGSSLATASTMARVALPEMRKHGYSGALASGSLAAGGTLGILIPPSVVLIIYALLTEQNIVKLFLAATIPGILAVIGFCIAIAVYVRLFPEEGPTHAPASFSQRLKALRDIWHIVVIFVIVLGGIYGGFFTPAEGASVGVILMLIAGVLTRGLDLRAILDCLIDTAASTAMIFAIVFGADIFNVALALSRMPAEVAAYFSAADVAPMVVLMGIIVFYLIMGCLMDSLSMILLTVPVFFPTIMALDFGLMPEQQAMWFGIISLVVVEMGLITPPVGMNLFVISSMAKDIPTREIFRGTTPFIIAEVCRIVILVSFPALSFWLVDLVAN